The Aythya fuligula isolate bAytFul2 chromosome 1, bAytFul2.pri, whole genome shotgun sequence nucleotide sequence ACTTAGTGGTCACTGTCAGGGCTGGCACCTCTTGCTTGTCTACTTCTTTTTTAGCCTCTCTCATTCACAGGCTCCCTAGGGAGCACATTTCTTATAAATTTGCTCCGAGATACCAGCCTGCCTTCTCTGTCTTGCTGTTTGCATCAGGCTTCCTAATTTTCTCCTGTGTGTGTAACCTTGGTGTCCTCCCACGTCTCTTGTGTTTGCAAATCTGCCTGTCACCACCTCTGCAATAATATCTGCGTGTGCCGTTGCCTCGCATCCACCTCCGTACAGATCCTCCGCCAAGCTCCAGATCCTCCTGCTTTGACTAGAGCCACTTCCCCCTGCGGGACTTCCCAAAATCAGCCTCCATACattgctggggctgctgcccaccACCGTCTAGGTGCAGAGGAGACACAGCTGCCACACTTTTATCTCCTCAAAGCAGGCTCTGAGTTAAGATGgacccttttttttcctcagagttaCTGCAAACTTGCTTCCTTCTCTCCAAAACCTCCCCCAGCACATCTCATTAACTTCCTATCCACTGCTCCTGCAGtggtaatttattttcttctgaaagatcTGAACGAGAAGCTACtgaaaattatcttcccctgGCTTAGgattttcaccttttctttccttacctTCCTCTCTTGAACTGTCAGAGCCACAGTTTCTACAACATGATTTCTTATGAAAGATAAGAACTGAGTTGTTTTGCATGGCCTGAATTCAGCATTTGCCCTAAAATGGGAAATGTCCAAAGATAGTAGGGTCGCTCTGGAGTAATGAGGGCAGAAATGGGTGAAAATATGTATAGACTGTTTCCATCTCATTCGTAAAGCCTAATTATGCCCTGTTGTCCCCAGTTATTTGGTTTCCCCTCTCTCTGTATCAATTCCCATCACAGCATTCATGTAGACTGGACATGGGttaaaatcacagctttttCCCATTGCTCCTGTGTAATCTTATGCCACACTGAAGGCATTTTGCTGTACTGGCTACCCCCTCAACACCCCTCCATACCCAGTCTTTGTGGTCTCTTTCCCACCTTCTCCAGCCCCACAGAATCCCCCTGCCCCACTTTGCTGTCTTCTTCTCCCTCGCCGCCCAGGACATCCCACCTCTGTTTGCTCCTCAGGTTGTGTGGCCTGCGGACCCTGCAAGCCTACGCCGAGAGGGTCCCAGTCACGTCCTCTGCCGATATCACCATCACCTTCACCTCGCAGATCTCCTTAACGGGCCCTGGCGTGCAGGCAGCTTACAGCCTGTACAACCTATCTGACCGTACGTCCAggcctcctccctgctccttggtggggtgtgggggggtcccAGATGCCTACCTGCAGCCTCTTGTGTGCTAGGATTGTGTTAGGAGAAACACCAGGCACATCCCATGAGCCTGAGGTGCCAACTGCCCTTCAGACACATGTTTGGACACAATACCACACACACCACTCATATCCCCAAAAGAAGAGGTATTTACATCCAAAGCTGCTTCTGCACAAGTGTTCCTGCCTCCTAGAGCACCCTTGTGCCAAGGCCCAGCTTCAGAAAACTGCCTACAGGCTCACCCCTCAGCACGGACTGGCCTTGGGATTTCAATGGGAGACTATTTCTGACTTGAAGTGACTCTTGTTTCAATCACAAAAGCTCACAGAGAGAGCTGTTTCCTGCTCACCTTGGAACCTGTGCAAGTGAGAGACAAAGCCACACACAAATACGCGTATGCACATATGTAAATACGGAGAAACCTTCCCAAGGTttctccagctccctcctgcgTGGGTGCTGTAACCCACACTTGTCCCTGAATACGTGCACCTGGCAACATGTTACAACAGCCCCTCCACGGCCCTGACCACGTTTTAATCCCCAAGAACCTACTTCTGTTTCGCTGCAGCACTCAGAAGTCACAAAACAGAGCTAGGGCAGAGGCAGAGCGTGCCAGGCAGGTGGGTGATCTGGCAAACTTTGGGGACTTTACTGAGTGCCTCCTGCGAACTGCTGCGGCTCGTGTGCGGTCAGGAAGGTGTGCAGCTCCATGCTCCACTTTCAAGCTGCGGTGCTGTGCTGCAAGGAGGTTTCCAGTCATCGGGGACTAACTACGATCTGGTGGTTTCACAGCCTGTCCCGGCGAGTTCCTGTGTTCGGTGAATGGCTTGTGCGTCCCGGCCTGTGATGGGATCAAAGATTGCCCCAATGGGCTGGATGAGAGAAATTGCGGTGAGTGATCTGTTCTCCCCGCCGGTCGCTGGTCCCGGCAGGACGCGGCTCCTTGCTCTTCCAAAGGTAGGGAGAGATTGGGGAGGATCCACGTggcccctgcctccccctcaGGGAGATTAAATCTCTGAATCACAAACGCCTCTTCTCTCTGCCAAGTGGCTTCAGCCTGCTCTGGAAGAGGAGCAGCACTTCTTCCTCTTGTGCACAGTGCAGTCTTCCCTCGAGAACCCCCAAATATCCCTGCACCAAGAGCTCTGGACAGCCTGAAAGAATCCCCTGCCCCAAGATCTCCGGACAGCCTGAAAGAACCCCCTGCCCATGCTGTCCAAAACCTTGCTTTCCCACCACCCTGTCCTGCCAACCAACCTCAGCCCTGGCCTACAGCCCCCTCTGCTGTCAGAGCACTGtgtccccctccctgcctcccagaGCTCCTACAAAACCCCATTCTCGTCGGAAGACCTATCCAGGCTCAGACAAGACATCTGATTCATTGGCTCCTCTTGTTCAACATCcatcccccagcacctccagccctttttctgtaaagctgcctcccagctgggcagcccccagcctgttcTTGTGCATGGGGTTGTTCCTTCTCAGGTGCAGGGCTCAGCACTtccctttgctgaacttcagaaagtttcagtCAGCCCATTtcccctgcctgtcctgctCACATTGCCTCAGACTTTCATGTGGCTTTAATCATCTGGATGCCTCGCACTAATTACCGAAGCAATTATAGTCATTGCAGTAAGAAAATGCCTGGTCCATCATGTTTGGTGCTGTACAGAGatatacacaaacacagagCAAGGGGACAATTCCTGCTATGAAAATGTATAAGCAGAAGTCAAACCTTAGGCCTATCTCTATCTTGGGCAGCTACCAGCGATCGTAGACATCAAGGAATCCATCAGGGTTCAGGACTCAGCTATCAGAGCAAGAGAAGCTGCTCTGTAGGGGAAGGTGACCACAGAGCTGAGGGTGAGAGCAAGGCAGGAGGAACTCTAGCCAGGATGCAATCCTGTAGGATGTAAGCAGGGTAAGCAGAATAGGGTTTGGTGAGGGTAAGCAGGGTCAGCACGGAGTCCAGGGAGCACAAGGCAAGTCCATAGTGCTGAGGCAGATCTGAGGTGAAGCTGGCAAttcaaggcaaggcaaggcagtCATGGCATCCTGTGCATCTAATTGTTGGCTGCTTCCCCCCCTTGCAGTGTGCCCTGCAAAGTTCCAGTGCCGAGAGGACAGCACCTGCATTGAGTTCAGCCGGGTCTGCAACCAGCAGCGGGACTGTGCCAACGGGACCGATGAGGAGCAGTGCAGTGAAGGTagggagggtttgggggggctgACAAATGCCTTGCTCTGCTCTCAAACCACGGCTGCTGGTAGCGTGCCTCCCTCCGGTGAGATAAGGGcaccagctgggagctggcctTCCGGGCCTGCCCACAGCATTTGCTCATTTTGTGCCTTATTCAGGAAATTCTGTCGTGTTTTATGTAGTTCCCCCAAGCTCTGCGttgctttcttccctctctcaaAAGACTTCAGGCCGTACCTACAACCTGGCGCCTTTCCTCAGCCCCAGCTTCCCTTCGTCTTCACAGGGGTCCCCTGTGGTCCTTTCACCCACCGCTGTGACGACGGGACCTGCGTGAAGAAACCCAACCCCCGGTGTGACACCACGGCGGACTGCAGGGACCTGTCCGACGAGGAGCACTGCGGTGAGGAAATGCTCGCTCACCCCTCAGCCAGGCAGGTTCAGGGTGCCACCTAGCTCCAGGTTGTTCTCACCCCTGACACCCCAATATAAGCATCCTCCCTCCCTCGGCCCACCTTGTCCTGCTCCCCCCAGTGCCATTGCTCCGTCCTGCTCTCCTAGCTGAACTGTGAAGAggagctgcctgctccctgACCAGATGCTCCCCGTCTCCTTCAGGCAGAGGCATCAGGCCAGGCAGACACGTCTCACAGGCCAGGTCCTACTCACAGGCTGCCCTTTGGACCGCTGTGCTGGCTTACGTGAAGCGATGCCATCCTACAAAGCTCCAGCCAGGGAAACCACCCGTGGTACTAGCAGGGAAACCACCCGTGGTACTGGCAGGGAGACAATTTGTGTTTTGATTGCCCTGCTTGATGTTTCTGGAGTTTCCACAGGCAGCAAAAGGCTGAGGAGGTTTCCCCTGACTGGATGGTAGCTAGCACAGACAGGGCACTGCCCCGAAGGCATCCCCAGGAGGAAGGGCATGGCTGTGCAGGCATCAGTGAGGGAATTTGTGCTTGGAGAGGTGCTCCCTAGGCCTGTCCTGGAAAAGACGTACAGCATCTGGGGAGGGCAAGGGTTTGAGGGAGTAGAGGTCAAACTCTTCAGCCAGTGAAACAGGAAAGGGAGGGCAGGCACAACGTGTTCCCTTCCTGCACTGAAGCACCTGCTgtgtctcctcctcctcctcctcagactGCGGGCTGCAAGCCCCTCTCAGCAGGATCGTGGGTGGTGCTAACTCAGTGGAAGGGGAATGGCCCTGGCAGGCCAGCCTGCAGGTTCGGGGGCGCCACATCTGCGGGGGAACGCTCGTTGCGGACCGCTGGGTGGTCTCAGCCGCGCACTGCTTCCAGGACGAGAGGTAAGTGGAGAGCGGAGGGGGATGGACAGGAGTAAGGAAACTAAACCAGGGAGCTTTTTGCAGCCAGAGAGGCAGTCTCGGGGAAAAAAACATGTGTAATGTATGAGGTGGTCAGGACTCTGAGCCTAAAAACATCCTTCTtcttgcttcctcctcctctggtcCAGGCTGAGGCCCTTTGCCCCTTCTATTCTGGAGACAGGATCTACGTTGGCTGTTCTTTTCTCCTATGTCACCTCACTAGGCTGTCTCCAGCTTTAAACCCTGCTTCTGTAAGAGGCTGTCATTTCCTCTTAGAAGTTTTTCAGATCTTGTTACCCTTCTCCAAATCTCCTTCTTGCAGCTCTGCTTCCACAGCTCAGtcattgctctctgctctgTCATAGTCATTTGCACATGTCCAGCTCCACTTATATGTCTAAACTACGTATACCTTTTAGCttttctaaggaaaataaagatagaAGATCAAGTTGCCTATGTGTATGAGTGCCTGCCCAAAGCTGATCCCCCTGTAAAGGCATGTCAAGGCATCAAAGAAATATCCCAGCCAACTTCTTGAAATTAgtaaccaaacaaaaaaaaaccttcaaaggGAGATGATTGTCCATCACGACACCCCTTAAAAGGGCATGACAAAAGCAGCAAGGCTCTTCCCATCCTTCCCTGTTCATGTGATGAGTTATCTTCTCTGCTGCATCCTACAGACTGGCTTCCCCCTCCATCTGGACTGTTTACTTGGGCAAATATTTCCAGAACACCAGCAGCCACACAGAGGTGTCCTTCAAGGTGATCCGTCTCTTCCTCCACCCCTACTACGAGGAGGACAGCCACGATTATGATgtggccctgctccagctggacCATCCCGTCATCACCTCGCCCTTCATCCAGCCCATCTGCTTGcctgccccttcccacctcTTTGAGCCCGGCCTCCACTGCTGGATCACTGGCTGGGGAGCCCTTAAGGAAGGAGGTAGGTGCAACATCTTTGCTGGTGTCCCACTGGAGCAGGGCCAAGGTGGAAATAGAGATTCTGGTGTGGGGTAGGTAGAATAGGGTTTTGCTGACTGCAAAGGATCATGTCTCCTTCACCTCCTTTGTTTTTTGGGCATAGTGTCCAAACCCTGGACACTCCAGGGTTTGCATAGTTTGCCAGCTGAGCTTAACCTCTATTTTGACGAGATGCAAATCCAAATGCTGACATTCCAGAAGCTGGAGAATCCTCCTCTTCCCAAAGGCTGAAGTGCCTACCACACGtcctgaaagggaaagggacTGCAGGGTAACATTGCTCCTGTCATGCAGGTGAAGCACTTTGATGAAAGTCAGACTGTGATGCCAGCAGACAGCAGAATAGGGATTCAGGTGGCAGCTTTCAGCATGCAGTGAGATGGGCATGGGCTGGGGGATCAGGGTAAACACTGGGAAGTTCCACCATTGCTCACCGGCGCTGCCCTTGGTGCTCTACCCCCCAGGGCACATCAGCAATGTCCTGCAGAAGGTGGACGTGCAGATCATCCAGCAGGACATCTGCAGCGAGGCCTACCACTACATGATTTCTCCGAGGATGCTCTGTGCTGGGTACCACAAGGGCAAGAAAGACGCTTGCCAGGTGACAGAGGGGTTGTGGGAGCAGGGTGGGCTACCACAGGTGTCCCAGGCCTCCCGAATGCACTCCGTAGCCTGAAATAAGGGTGAAAAGACCATAAAATACCTGACTCCTCGATCCTTCCTCTGATCTAAATGGCAAAAACAGCTCCCAGGGCAAATTCTTCACGGCATCTTTGCCTCAGACGGGGTACAAATACACATAAACTTCTCATTCCAGCCCATTCTCCACTCCTTACCTCCCACTCTCAAGTCACATGCCTACATCAGTCTCTTCCCCCCTCGTTCTCATTAGCATCTGTCAAGCACAGTAACCACTCTGTTCCTTCATTACAGTCAATCAATCTCCAGCaattcctctctctcccatccctcAGGATATCCACTTAAATTCCACCAGCTTCCTTGCTCTCCGTGTATCTGCAAATGCCTCCTGGAGCAGAAGGAGGCAATAGAGCTGCCAGCTTCCTGGGAGATGCTAAAGGAGAGGAATTGGCGTGATGAAGGAATGCAGCAATGGGTCAGGTGTTTGCACAGGAGACAGTTTTTGACATCTGCCTAAGGTTTAAGTGCAGACGTCCCAGACATGAGTTGAGGGGATACATGAATCTGTGTACTCCAGAAACCAGTGAAAACACCCAGCAGGGTAAGCTGCTGGATCACCATCAccccatttttccttccctttctctagGGCGATTCTGGAGGTCCACTGGCCTGCGAGGAGCCCAGCGGCAGGTGGTTCCTGGCTGGTTTGGTCAGCTGGGGAATGGGGTGCGCACGTCCAAATTCCTACGGAGTGTACACCAGGATCACCCAAGTGCTGGGCTGGATGAACCAAACCATGAGCTGAGAAAAGTGCATCTCTGCCCTCTCCCCATCAGACCTACGCGCACAACGGCTCTCGTTCCTGACCTTGCTCGCTTGCCTCGCAGAGAAAAGAGTTTCTGTGTGGGATGTTGTCAGACCCAGGATGCTCTTCTGAGcagggtaaaaaaataaaaaatcttactgTGGGAACTGTAGAGGAAAGCAGGCAGACCCTCTTCCCCCTTCAGCGCTTCCCGAGGGAACATCCCAAGGTGGTTTTGGGCCATCTATCCAAAATTCTTGGGGGGAGGGTCCCAAGCTGATGGTTTCTAAGTGCAGGAATGAGGGGAGCTGAACTTTCCATGAACCATGTGACTCAGCCACAGTCTTATGCTGGAACGAAAATGTGACTGATGTAGTTAGAGATTCCAGTAACTGTGAAATCAATCAGCCTCCCTCTTCCTTCTTACTGCTCgtcctccttccccccctcccctcccatcactcctcctcttccatctccctaattgcttcttttcttaGCTGGCATGTGCTGCTCAGCTCAGCCAGGCAACTCTTCATGTCTCACTGCCTCCCAGGCATGAGCCCAGCATCACGCCCCGAGgcgctgctggagcagcacccaagttctgctgctgctcctggaccCCTCAGAAGACCCCAGCCCCTCAgtaaaaaacattaaagcagCCTCCTGGCCCCTTCCCTCAGCCCTTCTGAATGCCTGTAATGTGAGGGATTGTTCAACTGCTTCCATCTCCTGAAGTAATAAGCCATGAGATGAAGGAGAAGGCGTAAGGGCACAGTGCTAGATAGTGACTGCcaggggttttgttgttgttttttttttaccaaagatatgcatatatatatgtgtgtgtgtgcataagtatgtatacatatgtgcatatataaaaaAGGTCACTTGGAATtagaaatacaattatttttgattttttttttttttttgctctagTTTGCCTTATTCTGTTACAAATTCTTCTGGGGTTTGGATCTTTTTGACCAAACATCAATCCTGGCACTGGCAACTGGTAAAAgttcccacagccctgctctccttCTCAGCTGTGTCCCAGGTACAGGAGGGTCAACCTGCCAGCTAGATAAGTCATCCTCACTTATTGTTGAGATTTAGGGGTGCAGATACCAATAAGTAAACCTACTCTACAGCCCCATCTGCACACAGTGGGGATGCAGCACAGATGCAGCAGGAGATATCTCCAACGCCCAGAAGGCAGGCCCAGCACAAGAAGCTTCTGGTGGCTCCGGTTGATGAATCCGAGCTCCTCTTCTCCATTCCCTACCCCCCCTTTTCTACCAGCATCAAATTTCTACCACTTGAAATGAGAGGCggcaaggaggaagaaagtGTGAGTTTTATTTAGGAGCTACAACCCAGCGTCCTCAGAGACAGCGGTGAAACGAGCACCCTGCTCCTTGAGGCAGGGATGTCCTCATCCTAGAAGACCCTACATCAGGTGCCAGCATGTTCCCCACGGGTACCCGGACACTATGCCTGTCTCCTCTCACCCCTCTGGCACAGGGCTGCTTTGGGGGACAGGGAGCAAGGCACCAGCGAGGTGACACCCAGCACAGGGACAACCCCACGAGCAGTGCAGGTGGCCCAGAAGAAGGCAGTGGCTCCGTATTCACCCTCTGGGCACAAGCCCAGACCAGCTGCCCGCAGCAGGGAATGGGCAAGGAGCGGTCCTGCTGCAGATGCCACCACATCtgggccccagccccagccaggcgTTGTTTGGGAAGGGGAGCAAAGTTCTGCAGTGGCTGAtcactgctgtccccagcaggggCCACTGTGGCATTAAGGAAAGACAGTCTGCCAGGCGTGCGAgggggctccagcccctgcagcagcccaggctctCCTTGGAGCATCTGCCCTACTACAAGGCAGAGGTGAGTTTGTAAAAAATCGATGGCTGCATGTGGAGAGTGCAGGGGGGCTGAGGGTGCAAGGGGCTGTCGTACAGTACcgtacaaaaataaaaatataaaccagaAATTAAAAGGCTGGAGTGGAGTGTCGGGATCACATCCTCAGGCCTCTGGCTTGTAACAGCTAGggaatgagaaagagaaaaaacagatcaaaggcagaaaaaaagcaattgaacACGGAGGGGAGAGCAAGaatgaggaaaatggaaagggcACAtgacagaggaaatgaaaacagaggggaaaaaaagaaataagaggaGTGAAggtgagggaaaaaagaagaaggaaggaaattctgtgtgattaaCATAGACTGACTTTTAAGAGAGTAACACTCAGATCCCACAGCCATGGACAAGGAGGCTCTTGAGCAGAGGGAGTGAGAAATGGCACCCAGCTAACAAGCGCCCTCCATCAGGATGGAAACCTCGGCACCGAGCACCAGCAGTTCAACAAGAGAGCCAAGTTTATCAGCTAGAGAGAGGACTCCTTTGAAAAGCTCTCTGTGCCCAGGCTCACACACTGCTGGGGAAGCCTGCctcagcaggaggcagagcacagAGGTGCCTCTCACACAGCTGCAGGAACATCTGGAGGGGGGACCCACAGCACCCACTCTGCTTTCACCACCCTCTGTCACTGCGCTGTCACCCTGGCAGAGGGAGTGGGGGAAAAGCCCAGGGAAGTGCCAGGAGGGGAATATCGCAGCCTGCCTCCTGCAAACCGCTCTCTCTCTGGCAAAGGAGCTGTgggacagcaggcaggagaAGCGATCTGGCATGCGTGGCAGGCAGCCACATGGCAGGCATCCCCCTGTGGCACCCCTGCCTGCTTTGCATTCGTTCCCAGCCCTCTTGGCTTCTCCCAGCTgcatcctccctccctcctgctgccagagcctccAGTCCAGAGCTGTACGGTCTGCTCGGCCGGTGACGACACGTGAGAATCGGAAAAGCCACCTTAGGAATGATTCAACCTccccctgcttctcctccttcccaagCTCTACAACCTGGGGCTGTACCCACACGAGGGGAGGGTGTGAGTCACTCATGCAGAGCTCAGACGGGCAGGGTGTGAGAATGCAGATAGGTTTAACGTAcctgcagaggaggaaaagtgAGGAGTGGAGAAAGACAGGCCCTGAGCGGGGAGCACACAGGCCCTCAGGtttgggaggggaggcagggaacctgggctgctggggagaggcTGTGAGGGGTGAagagagcagagggagggatgctggaggctggggagtGGGGTATGGTGTCCCAGGCAGGTGACAGTGCAGAGATGGGCACggaagggagcaggagggaggatCCGGAGGAAGAAAGAGTTTAGTGGACTCCCGAATACATGGACGgtctgcaaataaaaatataaccatGAATAAACCAAACAGTtacaaacacaaagcagcagccaaggGAACGGCTCTCCCCTGTGGGCTTTATCTCCAGAGAGACTCCTGCTCCCCGGGAGGacttcccctccaccccacaCCTGCCCTAGTCCTTCCCTGCTGCTAGCTGCGAGTTCTCACCAGACAGGTGGACGAGTCTACGCTTGGGGGGGTTATTTCTATCATTGTCCTCAAGGATTTGCTGCacctttctcctctgcttctccttctgcctctgcctcctcctccacctcctgctcttcctcctccaggtCCTCCTCTGTGCTCTGCGGCCCAGCATGCAggacaaagggaagaaagagtGGAGACACTTGCAAGATGAGCCGTGGCAGTTCTGACACACAAGGGCATAGAGCTATGGTCACAGTTCTGGGATAAAAAGGGACCATTCCCCACAGACAGGATAGCTCTGggtcaggaagaaaaaaaaaagacttgtctTCTTCTGGAGCATTATGTCAGGGCTATCTAACACCCTTATAAATGCTACAGTCCcactgcccagcagctgccaccagccACTAGCACTCCTTCCCACATCCTAGGTGTCTGCAGGATGCCATGCACTGCCACACGTTCCTGTCCTTCCCTCAAAAGCAGAGCAGGCGAACTCCTCAGGCCCTTAGGCTGGgactcagcaaaaaaaaataataaataaataaataaataaataaataaataaaagagaatgcTGTGAAACCTTTCAGGAAATCACAGCCTAATG carries:
- the TMPRSS6 gene encoding transmembrane protease serine 6; the encoded protein is MPQMEAEEQEEDANSLSKDGSETNSTTSRDCRRYVPLGIVFVLLAGTAAATWYFLDYRPWHLEPSVLQFYSGSLQVLNRQYFPDLGEVESRAFWLESAKLQNMLKDLIRATELGRYYNSSTVYAFGEGALTFFFWFTLQIPESKQKEMTAERVNTMLHQELSASFNISGSLSYQAEYRVNPDSLVLLESSVKDIVVLKSTLGCYRYSYVQEDDTLTLEGPDYLASSCLWHLHGLKGYMIKLHLEWTLPDCRDRLAMYDAAGPLEKHLITSIYGCSRQEPVVEVLSSGPVMSIVWKKAMYSYYDPFILTAQAVPLKACEVNITLREGLELQGKISTPHYPSYYSPNTQCTWHMTVPSLGYGVTLWFDAYALSRQKQDLPCTQGQWIIQNRRLCGLRTLQAYAERVPVTSSADITITFTSQISLTGPGVQAAYSLYNLSDPCPGEFLCSVNGLCVPACDGIKDCPNGLDERNCVCPAKFQCREDSTCIEFSRVCNQQRDCANGTDEEQCSEGVPCGPFTHRCDDGTCVKKPNPRCDTTADCRDLSDEEHCDCGLQAPLSRIVGGANSVEGEWPWQASLQVRGRHICGGTLVADRWVVSAAHCFQDERLASPSIWTVYLGKYFQNTSSHTEVSFKVIRLFLHPYYEEDSHDYDVALLQLDHPVITSPFIQPICLPAPSHLFEPGLHCWITGWGALKEGGHISNVLQKVDVQIIQQDICSEAYHYMISPRMLCAGYHKGKKDACQGDSGGPLACEEPSGRWFLAGLVSWGMGCARPNSYGVYTRITQVLGWMNQTMS